The proteins below are encoded in one region of Pomacea canaliculata isolate SZHN2017 linkage group LG7, ASM307304v1, whole genome shotgun sequence:
- the LOC112567706 gene encoding uncharacterized protein LOC112567706 isoform X4, with protein MTTVEVFLLTAFVMTTFTESKTLAQAEKKTTCGIRGLGTSDMMLTCYFHHNVNALQKDFTVYLYKGEGSPMEVVSCQWTPEVSCSVAPGYEYEYDGDVNRDHTNVRILKAATEHVGMYTCQVIGERNPGTCSLTEEQIQKNSLSTTPHTKLTSTTLPAQTTTTTTTTTSLLPDDRQSPRTDEQNSASSQLSVGKGADVPGGRLAEELQQTSLQGNILIYVVPSGSLIVFVIILVIVLCWRRYIEARRRGGRELVSHSSLTTGHVDACDL; from the exons ATGACAACCGTGGAGGTTTTTCTACTGACAGCGTTTGTAATGACAACATTTACCGAATCCAAGACTTTGGCACAAG CGGAGAAGAAAACAACGTGTGGGATCCGTGGTCTGGGGACCTCTGACATGATGCTGACCTGCTACTTCCACCACAACGTGAATGCTCTCCAGAAGGACTTCACTGTGTATCTCTACAAGGGAGAGGGAAGCCCAA TGGAAGTGGTATCGTGCCAGTGGACTCCGGAGGTTTCCTGCTCCGTGGCCCCTGGGTACGAGTACGAGTACGACGGTGATGTTAACCGTGATCACACCAACGTCCGGATACTTAAAGCAGCCACCGAGCATGTTGGGATGTACACCTGTCAGGTGATTGGCGAAAGAAATCCTGGAACTTGCAGTCTTACCGAAGAACAAA ttcAGAAGAATTCGCTGTCAACCACCCCGCACACAAAGCTGACCTCCACGACTCTACCTG cacaaaccacaacaacaacaacaacaacaacatctctACTTCCTGATGATCGACAGTCACCAAGGACAGATGAGCAGAACTCAGCATCCAGTCAGCTTTCTGTTGGTAAAG GTGCAGATGTACCCGGAGGAAGGTTGGCTGAAGAGCTTCAGCAGACAAGTCTCCAGGGCAACATTCTAATTTATGTGGTTCCATCTGGTTCATTAATTGTCTTCGTAATTATACTAGTCATCGTACTTTGTTGGAGGAG GTATATAGAAGCTCGacgaagaggaggaagagaactCGTCAGTCACTCTTCACTGACAACAGGACATGTAGATGCTTGCGATTTGTAA
- the LOC112567707 gene encoding uncharacterized protein LOC112567707 has product MKTDLVIILSLSFLISMQDIISGNQSCPKLEFVQVPEKIVGFEGSPVNLTFYLDSRQCPNQTSYTIIISRDDNGRHPNICTFRMFNKCEVSRTSVGCFCLSHFGPMLLTTNLTNKTYIWKWGDTPPFEERIVTFRTDSEFRCLTIISRKKVHLNMLSH; this is encoded by the exons ATGAAGACAGACCTGGTCATCATCTTGTCTctgtcttttcttatttctatgCAGGATATTATTAGTGGTAACCAGTCAT GTCCAAAGCTTGAATTTGTGCAAGTGCCGGAAAAAATCGTAGGTTTTGAAGGCAGTCCTGTCAACCTCACCTTTTACTTGGACAGCAGACAGTGTCCTAATCAGACTAGCTacaccatcatcatctccaGGGATGACAATGGTCGACATCCAAACATCTGTACATTCCGTATGTTCAACAAATGCGAGGTTTCAAGAACCTCAGTTGGGTGTTTCTGTCTCTCCCACTTCGGTCCGATGCTGCTCACGACCAATCTGACCAACAAGACTTACATCTGGAAATGGGGCGACACTCCTCCATTTGAGGAGAGAATAGTCACCTTTAGAACTGACAGTGAGTTCCGATGTCTTACAATAATTTCTAGGAAGAAAGTCCACTTAAATATGCTGTCACATTAA
- the LOC112567706 gene encoding uncharacterized protein LOC112567706 isoform X6 — protein sequence MTTVEVFLLTAFVMTTFTESKTLAQAEKKTTCGIRGLGTSDMMLTCYFHHNVNALQKDFTVYLYKGEGSPMEVVSCQWTPEVSCSVAPGYEYEYDGDVNRDHTNVRILKAATEHVGMYTCQVIGERNPGTCSLTEEQIQKNSLSTTPHTKLTSTTLPAQTTTTTTTTTSLLPDDRQSPRTDEQNSASSQLSVGKDVPGGRLAEELQQTSLQGNILIYVVPSGSLIVFVIILVIVLCWRRYIEARRRGGRELVSHSSLTTGHVDACDL from the exons ATGACAACCGTGGAGGTTTTTCTACTGACAGCGTTTGTAATGACAACATTTACCGAATCCAAGACTTTGGCACAAG CGGAGAAGAAAACAACGTGTGGGATCCGTGGTCTGGGGACCTCTGACATGATGCTGACCTGCTACTTCCACCACAACGTGAATGCTCTCCAGAAGGACTTCACTGTGTATCTCTACAAGGGAGAGGGAAGCCCAA TGGAAGTGGTATCGTGCCAGTGGACTCCGGAGGTTTCCTGCTCCGTGGCCCCTGGGTACGAGTACGAGTACGACGGTGATGTTAACCGTGATCACACCAACGTCCGGATACTTAAAGCAGCCACCGAGCATGTTGGGATGTACACCTGTCAGGTGATTGGCGAAAGAAATCCTGGAACTTGCAGTCTTACCGAAGAACAAA ttcAGAAGAATTCGCTGTCAACCACCCCGCACACAAAGCTGACCTCCACGACTCTACCTG cacaaaccacaacaacaacaacaacaacaacatctctACTTCCTGATGATCGACAGTCACCAAGGACAGATGAGCAGAACTCAGCATCCAGTCAGCTTTCTGTTGGTAAAG ATGTACCCGGAGGAAGGTTGGCTGAAGAGCTTCAGCAGACAAGTCTCCAGGGCAACATTCTAATTTATGTGGTTCCATCTGGTTCATTAATTGTCTTCGTAATTATACTAGTCATCGTACTTTGTTGGAGGAG GTATATAGAAGCTCGacgaagaggaggaagagaactCGTCAGTCACTCTTCACTGACAACAGGACATGTAGATGCTTGCGATTTGTAA